The DNA sequence GAAATTCTACGAGCCGTATCAGTAATCATTTCCAAATTTTCTTCTAAACCTACTTTTTGCATTTTATGTATGCTTTCAGACAAAACACCCAAGTATTTCATAGCAGAAGGCAATACATGATTGATGGTAATATCTCCTAAAAGACGAGATTCAATCTGAACTTGATGCAAATAGTTTTCTAAATGAATTTCTTGGCGAGCTTCGATTTCATCTTCTGTCAAGATATTATTATCAGTAAATAATTTCTTTCCTTTTTTAGTAAGGTTAGCTGTCAAGGCTTCTGGAGTAGTGCGAAGGTTGGAAAGACCACGTTTTTTAGCTTCTTTTTCCCACTCTTCACTATAATTATTGCCCTCAAAGCGAATAGCTTTTGATTCTTTGATATAACGACGAAGAACATTTACGATAGCAAGTTCACGTTTTTCGCCATCTTGTTCTAGCTTTTCAACCTCTGCATGGAACTTTGTAAGTTGGTCAGCGACTGCCGTATTCAAAACCATCATTGGGAGTGAACAGTTTGCTGTAGAACCCACAGCACGGAACTCAAATTTATTTCCTGTAAAAGCAAATGGAGAAGTACGGTTTCTATCTGTATTGTCAAGTAAAATTGGTGGAATTTTATCAATTCCTAATTTAATGTACATATTGTCGCCTTTTCCGACCTCTACTTTTGCATTTTCTTCTAGTTCGTTCAAGACTTTATCAAGCTGAGAACCTACAAAAACAGAAATAATGGCTGGAGGTGCTTCGTTTGCTCCCAAACGATAATCATTCGAATCTGATGCGATACTAGCACGCAAAAGGTCGGCATGTTCGTGAACAGCCTTAATCGTATTTACAAAGAAAGCTAAGAACTGTAAATTTTCTTTTGGCTTGTTAGATGGAGCTAATAAGTTCTTGCCTGTATCTGTACTCAATGCCCAGTTGTTGTGCTTTCCACTTCCATTTACGCCTTGGAATGGCTTTTCGTGGAAAAGAACCTTCAAGTTATGACGCTCTGCTACTCTGCTCATTACGTCCATCAAAACCATATTATGGTCAACAGCTACGTTTACTTCTTCAAATTGTGGCGCACATTCAAACTGTGCTGGTGCAACTTCATTGTGGCGAGTTGTGATAGGAATACCTAATTTCAACGCTTCAATTTCAAAATCTTGCATAAAGGCTTTTACTCTTGAAGGAATAGAGCCAAAATAATGGTCATCTAATTGCTGTCCACGAGCAGGTGCGTGGCTCAAAACAGTACGTCCACCAAGCATCAAATCGTGGCGAGCATAAAAAAGTGCTTTGTCCACTACAAAAAATTCTTGTTCTACGCCAAGTGTAATGGTAACCTTATTTACATTTCTATCAAAAAGACGACAAACATTTGTAGCTGCACGATTCAAAAAATCAATAGAACGAATAAGAGGTGTTTTGTGGTCTAGTGCTTGTCCTGTATAAGAAACAAAAAGTGATGGAATACAAAGTGTTTTTCCTCCTCCACTCTCTACAATAAAGGCTGGTGAAGAAGGGTCCCAAGCTGTATAGCCACGAGCTTCGAATGTTACACGAAGACCACCACTAGGGAAAGAAGACGCATCTGGTTCTTGCTGAACAAGTGTAGAGCCTTTAAATTCTTCTAATGGAGTTCCTTCTGCATTCGGACGGAAAAATGAGTCGTGTTTTTCTGCACTTGTTCCACGCAACGGCTGAAACCAGTGTGTATAGTGTGTAACACCGTTTTCTATTGCCCATGCTTTCATTCCAGAAGCCACAGCGTCGGCAAGGCTACTATCTATTTTTTGTCCTTTTTCAATCGCTATGTTTAATTTCTTAAATGTTGAAGAAGACAAATAGCGTTGCATTGCCTTTTTGTTGAATACATTTACTCCGAAATAATCTGAAATACGATGAGAAGGTGAGGTTACTTTTACTTCTGGACGATTTTTGGCATCTCTTAATGCTTCAAAACGAATATGTGACATAAATAAAAATTTAGAGAGAAGATGGTGTTAAATAAAAAAGCGAATGCTTGATTTTTATAGATTTTTTTTGATAAAACGGTTTTTGAATCAAAAATAGCCTTTAATTATAAGGCAAATGTAAATAATTTTTGTAAAAAATGATAAAATAGGTTGAAATTTTAAGTTGATTTTGTGGTGTTTTTTTTAAGCTTGTAGGGAAAGGTAAAATGTTCTTCTTTTTGTGTGAGATTTTATTACTGAAATAGCAGGCACTACAAATAGCATTATCCCTCAATTCACGTTTAAATACGATAAAATTTAAACAACTTATACAGAAAAAAAATGATGGTGTTACAACAAAGTATGATGAGCATTTATAATTTTGATATTGAGTGCGAATTATCGTCGGTGAGACACTGACAAGAGCGAAGAAAAGCCGTTGTTGGTGTCCCCACCAACAACCAATATCTCCCCATCATACTTTTTACAACACCACCAAAAAAAATATCATGGTTTGGTGTTTTAGTGCAAGCAACAACCACAAAAAGAAAATATGACTTTAAAACTCAAAAATGACCTTAATAGTTTTTATAAGAAAACCCCTACAATTTATATTGTTAAGTTATTATTCTGTTTAACTTTGTACCAAAATATTTTTCTATACTCAAGGTGTATGAGTTTTGGAAAATGAGTCATAAAAAATGTCTTTGAACCAAACCCTAAGAGTCTTTAAGACCCTTAGGGTTTTAAAAATAATTAATTTTGAGAATATCAACTAAGAAAAATGACACAAGAAGAAATCATAAAAGCCATTAATGAAAAATACGAAAACTTGGACGAAAACCCTGATACGTATTTGAAAGGATTACTACAAGCCAAACCTATCAATTATTGGGATTACATTGAAGTTGATACTTTGCTTTCTCTTCAAAAACCTCGTACAAATTTTAAAGACGAAGAAATTTTTATTATTTATCATCAAATAACAGAGCTTACACTCAAATTAATGGTGCATGAATTAGAACAAATTATTGAAGAACCTAACATTACAGAAGAGTTTGTTCAAATTAAAATTCATCGCCTAAACCGTTATACTTCTATGCTTATCAATTCTTTTTCTGTGATGAGTGAAGGAATGGATTATGACGATTATAATGCGTTTAGAAGTACGCTAACACCTGCGAGTGGTTTTCAGAGCGCACAATTTCGTTTTATTGAAATTTATTGCACTCGTCTGAAAAACTTAATTAATCAAGAAGGGATAGAACGCTTGTCTGCATTAGAAAAACCAAAAATTGAAGATTATTTTGAGCATATTTATTGGAAAGATGCAGGACATAATCGAAAAACTGAAACTAAAACTCTGACATTAAGACAATTTGAGGAAAAATATCTATCTAAGTTTATTCATCTTGCCAATGAAGTTAAAGGCAAAACACTAGAGGATAAATTAATTCAACTACATACTGAAAAGCCTATTTCAGGAGAATTAAAAAAATTATTGAGAGAGTTTGACATACTTTATAATGTTACTTTCCCTTTGGTGCATCTAAGTACTGCAAAACATTACTTGAATAGCAAAGGAGAAAGTAAAGCTGCGACAGGAGGTTCGGAATGGCAAAAATACCTACACCCAAAATTTCAACAACGAAAGTTTTTTCCTATGCTTTGGACAGAAGAAGAAAAAGAACACTGGGCAAAGAAAGAATAAATACTATGCTAGAGGCAAGACAAATATTATCTCTTTTTAGAGTACTAGACATGGGTAATATTGTTGTTGGTGTCTCACCAACAACGGCATTGACTTAGAACAATACATTTAACTTTTCGTACATTAGAGCGTATTTCTTTGGCGTACACTTCCTGTATGAACCTATGTCTCAAACTTCAAGAAAAATATCCTCATTTATTGGACTGATTCTACTAGCTGTAATTATAGCTTTTACTGTATTTATAAATTTTTCTGGGGAAGAAACTGTAAAAGAAGCAGAGTTAATCGAAGAAGTTCCTGTTACAGAGACACAGATAGAAGTTGAAGAACCAAAATATAGAGTTTTTGATTCTGTTGATGTAGCTAACCTTTGGAGTTTTAACAGATTAGAAATAAAAAAAATATATGTAAACGAAGCTAGGGTATATATGACTATAAAAAAAGATTTTAGTAATACTGGTCTTGGTATATTAGGATTTAGTTATAAAAAAACTACGGAGGCTTCTGAAAAGTTACTTGATAATGTAGAAG is a window from the Bernardetia sp. genome containing:
- a CDS encoding tryptophan 2,3-dioxygenase family protein; amino-acid sequence: MTQEEIIKAINEKYENLDENPDTYLKGLLQAKPINYWDYIEVDTLLSLQKPRTNFKDEEIFIIYHQITELTLKLMVHELEQIIEEPNITEEFVQIKIHRLNRYTSMLINSFSVMSEGMDYDDYNAFRSTLTPASGFQSAQFRFIEIYCTRLKNLINQEGIERLSALEKPKIEDYFEHIYWKDAGHNRKTETKTLTLRQFEEKYLSKFIHLANEVKGKTLEDKLIQLHTEKPISGELKKLLREFDILYNVTFPLVHLSTAKHYLNSKGESKAATGGSEWQKYLHPKFQQRKFFPMLWTEEEKEHWAKKE
- a CDS encoding glutamine synthetase III, producing the protein MSHIRFEALRDAKNRPEVKVTSPSHRISDYFGVNVFNKKAMQRYLSSSTFKKLNIAIEKGQKIDSSLADAVASGMKAWAIENGVTHYTHWFQPLRGTSAEKHDSFFRPNAEGTPLEEFKGSTLVQQEPDASSFPSGGLRVTFEARGYTAWDPSSPAFIVESGGGKTLCIPSLFVSYTGQALDHKTPLIRSIDFLNRAATNVCRLFDRNVNKVTITLGVEQEFFVVDKALFYARHDLMLGGRTVLSHAPARGQQLDDHYFGSIPSRVKAFMQDFEIEALKLGIPITTRHNEVAPAQFECAPQFEEVNVAVDHNMVLMDVMSRVAERHNLKVLFHEKPFQGVNGSGKHNNWALSTDTGKNLLAPSNKPKENLQFLAFFVNTIKAVHEHADLLRASIASDSNDYRLGANEAPPAIISVFVGSQLDKVLNELEENAKVEVGKGDNMYIKLGIDKIPPILLDNTDRNRTSPFAFTGNKFEFRAVGSTANCSLPMMVLNTAVADQLTKFHAEVEKLEQDGEKRELAIVNVLRRYIKESKAIRFEGNNYSEEWEKEAKKRGLSNLRTTPEALTANLTKKGKKLFTDNNILTEDEIEARQEIHLENYLHQVQIESRLLGDITINHVLPSAMKYLGVLSESIHKMQKVGLEENLEMITDTARRISKHVDKATKLVKEMINERKKANLLEPTEGAEAYCNKIKPYFDKIRYETDKLEQFVDDDLWQLPKYRELLFVR